One Diadema setosum chromosome 8, eeDiaSeto1, whole genome shotgun sequence genomic window carries:
- the LOC140232115 gene encoding lysophospholipid acyltransferase 7-like, with translation MSRDELIYLFMLLLSISLGHVVKHTKGARNKQLLCTGVGLSFVLILCRWQSFHSVFTTLVNAVIINAVGPRKCHVWSFIFCFSYLAFFRAAGYFGFDPPTSFSNVVQLLLTLKIIGVSFEVHDSHKIKQAASTNSPGEEEKDKKAQRYVPTIEDPSILEHFHYGFCFIGILTGPYFKYKTYYDMLHHPHSASLPSIEPLLNRIKVLIPVGGAFLLFSHYFTVDYMKTDEFYENSYWYRTFYMVPIFVVFRTRMYSAWLLSECVCMSATLGAYPKALKPKCGQGPSIDPKEISGKEIDPADYDYEAVHNIDGYMCDMTTTFRDGMRWWNMSVQWWLKNFIYFRCPVRAWSTSATMLVSAFWHGIHPGYYLSFMTVPMILYAEDLLIRAFRTEQNKTAFDWLNWFLRMRAFDYLACGFLLLSWEAVTRYWASTFFIVHVVTFAFIGIGLAFQPKKKRKTEADSRPVVSSDRPTDDKNK, from the exons ATGTCTCGAGACGAGCTAATTTACCTCTTCATGCTCCTTTTATCCATATCACTTGGTCATGTTGTCAAGCATACCAAGGGTGCTCGAAATAAACAACTGTTATGTACCGGAGTGGgcctgtcttttgttctcatccTGTGCCGATGGCAGAGCTTCCATTCTGTGTTTACCACGCTGGTCAATGCAGTCATCATCAATGCTGTTGGACCAAG GAAGTGTCATGTCTGGAGCTTCATCTTCTGTTTCTCCTACCTTGCCTTCTTCCGGGCAGCAGGTTACTTCGGCTTTGATCCTCCAACATCTTTCTCCAATGTTGTGCAACTTCTCCTTACTCTAAAG ATTATTGGGGTATCCTTTGAGGTCCATGACTCTCACAAAATCAAGCAGGCAGCATCAACAAATTCTCCAGGGGAAGAGGAGAAAGACAAGAAGGCCCAGCGATACGTTCCAACCATAGAGGATCCATCTATCCTTGAACACTTTCACTACGGATTCTGTTTCATTGGTATCTTAACAG GACCCTATTTCAAGTACAAAACCTACTATGACATGCTTCACCACCCACACTCTGCCTCACTGCCGAGCATAGAGCCGCTGCTGAACCGCATTAAGGTGCTGATACCAGTAGGGGGCGCTTTCCTCCTCTTTTCACACTATTTTACAGTGGACTACATGAAGACTGATGAATTCTATGAAAACAGCTACTGGTATAG GACATTCTACATGGTCCCAATCTTTGTTGTCTTCCGGACTCGGATGTATTCAGCCTGGCTTCTGTCGGAGTGCGTGTGCATGAGTGCAACATTAGGAGCCTATCCGAAGGCTCTGAAACCAAAGTGCGGCCAGGGTCCTTCTATTGACCCAAAGGAAATAAG TGGTAAAGAGATTGATCCTGCAGATTATGACTACGAGGCTGTGCACAACATCGATGGCTACATGTGTGACATGACCACCACATTCAGAGATGGGATGAGATGGTGGAACATGTCCGTCCAGTGGTGGCTCAAGAATTTTATCTATTTTAGGTGTCCAGTCAGGGCATGGAG TACTTCAGCCACGATGCTTGTCAGTGCATTCTGGCATGGAATCCACCCTGGCTACTACCTCAGCTTCATGACAGTACCAATGATTCTCTACGCTGAGGATCTCCTCATCCGAGCCTTCCGCACCGAGCAGAACAAGACCGCTTTCGACTGGCTCAACTGGTTCCTCCGCATGCGCGCCTTTGACTACCTCGCGTGCGGGTTTCTTCTCCTCAGCTGGGAGGCGGTCACCCGTTACTGGGCGTCGACGTTCTTCATCGTTCACGTGGTAACGTTTGCATTCATTGGTATAGGTCTCGCATTTCAaccaaagaagaagaggaaaacgGAGGCAGACAGTCGGCCCGTCGTGTCCAGCGATCGTCCCACTGATGACAAGAACAAATGA